TAAAGAATAGGATAAAGTTATCTTGCCCTTACCTCTATGATCTAGCCACAGACACAATCACACAGCAAGGTCTATTCCatcacaatatatataaaagtacaTGCATCATACTTGGTTCTAGCATCTTGCAATCTTAGAAAAACTTATCCCCTTTATTCCTCCAGTATCTTTTACTCTCTTTCATTGATAAAACATTAAAGAAAATACTATATTCCTATGAGTTGATTATAAGATTAAGGTATGTGATGGTCAACATGGCATTCACAATAGTGCCTTTGCCTGGCACTCTGGCTCAATCACTAACTCTAAGATGAACAGACAGTGGCATATGTGTCATTACCTTAAAAAGGTTCCCTACTATATTTGAAAAACACTAGAATATTGCTAAAGCTGTTTCAATATGGATGATTTTTAAGTTCTTTTTCAGTCTTACTGCAAGCAGATGAGATATATGTGGGTGTTCATACCTTGATATGACCGAAGCAACTTATGCGGTTTACAATTGAGGGTATCTAGTTGAGGCTTCCTTCGGCGTTCATTGTGGCCAGCTAGGCGTCTACGACAACTGCGCTTAACATCGTCAAATTCAGCAAGCAGATGAAACCTAATCACAGAAAGATACCATTGTTCATACCAGTTATAACAACTCAGCACTTAGAGCTTGGGGTGAATAAtggtataaaaattaaagaggaATTCAATAGGTTTGACATTCATTGTCAGATGTAAACTAGAAACCGTGAGAAAGTTGAAGAACTAACATCAGAGCAATTAAAactagaaatttttttcaagccCAAAACCCCATTTAATTCATACCACTCAGCAAAAACCTTATACAGCAAATAAAGGTTAAAGAACTTCATAACTGGGCAGGGAAAAAAATCGTACCACTGTCCACTTAATTTGCTTAAGCTTTATTTGACTATAAAAATGGAATCTTAAAAAGGTTGAGCTTGAAGTTGAATTGAAAAGACACAAAACGTCCTCTTCtttcttgaaaagaaaattatatatttcttacaatttttcaGCCATAAAAAAGAATGCAGGAGGGAATTCATCCCTCCCCATCAATATGAGATCCTACTATGTGCCAATCCTAGGAGCAAAATTTAAAGTGGACTGCTGAATCTGCAACATAACTTTCTTTAACTCTTTTCAGGGTGGTTGTGGTAATGCAGATTCATCTTCAAGACATTGCACCCCATGTAAAAGGGATGCCTCTTTTTCAGATTTCATATATCTTCATCTCATTTTTACTTCTCATAAGTCAACAAAGAAATTCATCACTTAACTTCAGAAATAAACAACTGGGATCATCCGTGGGGTTCGTTCCAAACACATAATTAGGATAGAAATTAATAACATCTGTCAATGATTATGTGCCATGATAACTATAGAAACTTAAGAACAGGAAAGGCAAAGTGATGGCATAATAAGgaaaatttagaagaaaaagaaaaaagaaccaaaccTGCTACACTGCTGACAAAACCTCTGTTCCATGCCATTAACAATCACTTTGGGAGTCTTGGAGTGAGCATCACAAACTCTATGCCTCTTGTGGTAATCCTTTGAGGAGCTAAGATCCATGTTACAACCAAGGACTTGGCAGGTGGGAATGTGAGAGTATGAACCCTTAATGCCACCTCTTTTAGACCTCTCTTTAGAATGTTGACCATTCTGCCCATTTTTGCTATCAGTCAACCTCCCTAGCTTCAAAGCAATGAGTGATGAATCCTGGCTATTAGATTCAGTGACCGGGCTCGAAAACTTTGACCCAGATTCTCCTTCACCCAAAGATGaacttgaagaaatcaaacaAGTAGGAGAAGCTACAGAATTATAACTAGAATCATTACCAACCACACCACTCAAGATTTCCACTCCTTGGTTTGTATGAAAAGGCTTCCTCACTATGTCAGGGAGATCCAATTCCATGAACTCCATGCCGTCAACTGATTCTTTACCGAAATTCAAGCAAGTTTTGTTATCCCATTCTAGCAATGCTTTTCTACTCCTTGCAAACGCATCAATTTGTATATCTATTTCTTCGGGGAATAAAAATCCTTTCCCTTCTGAACCGAAACTCCAAGACTCCATAAGTAGAACAGAATTGAAGTCAAAGGAATTATGCAGTAATGTTAATGCCTACTACAATTCACAAAAGCAAACGGtaaatttccatttttaaataaatCATAGGAATAGGAAATGCAAGTAAATACATAATGCCTCATGGAAGCAAAGAAGCACAAAGAttcatcccaaaaaaaaaaaaattgacgtCTAAAATCAATAACCACTGTCACTGTggaaacaaaatcaaagcaaCCATATCAACAATCAAAGCAATAAGATGAAAAATCGAACATTTATAAATGCCCAAAAACTAAGACACTGATGCTGCATGGAATTAAGCAAACCCATCATATCAAAAGATCAAAACCATAGCTCCACTAGCTAAGTAGCCCAAAAGATCAAGCTTTGTTTGGCTGCTGAGAAACCAGAGGAACAGAGtagcaaaagaaaagtggATTGCTTGACTTTTTCGGTgttttggaaagaaagaaaaaaaaaagagaacaaaactGAGCAGAGGAAAATGCATAGCTCCATAGTTTCACTCCATTTCTGGTTTTCGTCAGCAATCAAACAGAGCCTCAAATAAAATCCGCACCAACACGATTACAGAGCATAAACACATGAACACTTAAAGctcaaaccaaaatatacCCAGATTACAGAATCACATTTTCCAGTGACTTTCACATTGGAAATCCCATGAAAGAGACTGAAATGTTTTTCAAGCTCAAACCTTGCTTAAGAAAAAAGcttaaaagaagaagcagacAAAAGATCATGTCTTGAaaagaagcaaagcaaagtATACTGAATACCCATTTCAATAAATAACTTAAAAGTTAGAACCCATTCACGTAGGTGCGTTTGGGTACTAAAATTCTATGGTAAACCAAATGGCTGTTAAAAGATTCCCAAAAATTTCTGCTCGTTTTCTACGGTTTCTCTGGAAACAAACagaatataaaaaggaaaaagatagCCGAAAAAGAGAGCGAGAATGAAAGACGGGTGGGGAGTAGTTTTTGCATACCAGGCGAAACAATGAAGGCAcggagtgagtgagagagacagagagagaaagagacagacagagagagggAGTATTTTGTTTTCGGGTTTTGGTGAGGTCGAAGCAGATACACTGTGACTGAGAGTCAACATAATCTCCACGAC
The window above is part of the Prunus dulcis chromosome 1, ALMONDv2, whole genome shotgun sequence genome. Proteins encoded here:
- the LOC117616401 gene encoding squamosa promoter-binding-like protein 6 — protein: MESWSFGSEGKGFLFPEEIDIQIDAFARSRKALLEWDNKTCLNFGKESVDGMEFMELDLPDIVRKPFHTNQGVEILSGVVGNDSSYNSVASPTCLISSSSSLGEGESGSKFSSPVTESNSQDSSLIALKLGRLTDSKNGQNGQHSKERSKRGGIKGSYSHIPTCQVLGCNMDLSSSKDYHKRHRVCDAHSKTPKVIVNGMEQRFCQQCSRFHLLAEFDDVKRSCRRRLAGHNERRRKPQLDTLNCKPHKLLRSYQGTGYVGTSFAKRTPFVFSDILPGGILYPEEYAHANQYGNVKCEDESTYSQCVTPIANRQMLPKSVLGKQHAPGIPSSGNEYSTFDAASTIQKASGSSNSGCALSLLSTQSHNLSGHSAGVQVPSPSIIQQSTHHSVGQLYEKPSRVNSMEKCGQSGSYLHIMNSMGVDQMESVIDSSQAVDFQLHTDGGFQESHCLSTKYCLSPEHGTAFDLLQLSSHLQRVEHERNFLQVKQEHGEYYCFPTA